The Candidatus Palauibacter australiensis genomic interval GTCGGATCGCCCCTGACCGGACCTTCCTACTCGAACGGCGCGCCGCCGGCCGAAGTCCCCGCTTCCAGCGCCGGGGCTCCCACCCAGTGCGACTCTCCGTCCTCGTAGTGTTCGTGCTTCCAGACCGGCAGTCTGACCTTGATCGTTTCGATAATCCACCGCGAAGCCCGGTAGCCGGCGTCGCGGTGGGCCGACGTCACCGCGATCGCCACGCTGACCTCTCCCAGCCCGAGGTCGCCCACGCGGTGCGCCGCGGCGATCGAGCCCACATCGAACCGCTCCAGCGCCTCGCGGCAGATGGCCGACAGCTCCCGTTCCGCCATCTCTCCGTACGCCTCGTAGGTGAGGCGGGACACCGTCCGGCCGCGGTTCGTGCGACGGACGCGCCCCTGAAAAAGGAGCAGCGCGCCGTCCGCCACGGACCCGATCTCCCGTACAATATCCTCGAATTGCGCGAAATCGTCCAGACTGTCGCGGGTGATCCACGTCCGGACACAGTTCCGGACACCGTCGTCTGCCCCCTTCGACATCGACTCAACCCCCCGCAACAGGGGGGATGAGCGCGACCTCATCCCCATCAAACAGGACCGTTCCGGCCTCCGCGTACCCCTGGTTGACGGCGACGACGACCCTCTCGGGGAGCCAGTCGAGCCCCCCCGGCCCGCGCAGGGTTTCGACGAGATCCGCCACGGTGCTGTCGGTCGGGAGTTCCGCCGACCCCTCCCTGCGCGCGGCGAGTTCGCCGTACACGCCGAAGAAGAGCGTGCGCACCGAGATCCGGTCCGTCATGGGCGCGCGTTCGATGGGCGCGCGGTCGCCAGCGCGAGGTAGGCGAGGAGCCGCGGCACGATGCCCTCTTCGCGCAGCGTCGTCACCCGGATGCGCGTGCCATCGGGCCCCGCGGGATCCGG includes:
- a CDS encoding molybdenum cofactor biosynthesis protein MoaE produces the protein MSKGADDGVRNCVRTWITRDSLDDFAQFEDIVREIGSVADGALLLFQGRVRRTNRGRTVSRLTYEAYGEMAERELSAICREALERFDVGSIAAAHRVGDLGLGEVSVAIAVTSAHRDAGYRASRWIIETIKVRLPVWKHEHYEDGESHWVGAPALEAGTSAGGAPFE
- a CDS encoding MoaD/ThiS family protein, producing MTDRISVRTLFFGVYGELAARREGSAELPTDSTVADLVETLRGPGGLDWLPERVVVAVNQGYAEAGTVLFDGDEVALIPPVAGG